From the genome of Oscillospiraceae bacterium:
GTACCGGCGTATTTCTGCCAGCCAAACACCGTTTGTGCTGTACCAAACCAGCCGAAAGCGTCAATCAGCGCGGCCGTCACCAGCTGTGCAATCAAAATGATGCAGACGGCCACGGTCGGTCCCAGTCCTTTCATGGCGAGCATTACCGTCAGGGTAATGACCATACCCAGTACGCCGCCCAAAAGATACAGTCGGTTTGTGTGCGCCAGTGCGGCAAAGCTGCCCTTTCCCAAAAGAAGTACTGCCGCCGCAGACAGCCCGAAAGCAATCCCCTGCACCAGCAGATTTGCTTCGTACAGGCCGATTCGTTCGCCCAGGCGCGTGTTAAAAACGCCTTGTATACTCATGGCGGCCCCGGCCAGCAGGCTGCAGATGATCCCAATCATTGTGAAC
Proteins encoded in this window:
- a CDS encoding DMT family transporter; the protein is MIGIICSLLAGAAMSIQGVFNTRLGERIGLYEANLLVQGIAFGLSAAAVLLLGKGSFAALAHTNRLYLLGGVLGMVITLTVMLAMKGLGPTVAVCIILIAQLVTAALIDAFGWFGTAQTVFGWQKYAGTALMIGGVMLFKCHT